The following proteins are encoded in a genomic region of Arachis ipaensis cultivar K30076 chromosome B02, Araip1.1, whole genome shotgun sequence:
- the LOC107622421 gene encoding 39S ribosomal protein L46, mitochondrial — translation MRMSLIRPLLARRGFSTSSEKLVASVLFERLPVVIPKVDPVVYAFQEFSFRWRQQFQRRYPDEFLDKSNARGKGDYQIDYVPAPRITEADKTNDRKSLQRALDRRLYLLLFGNTYGAPSGKPVWHFPEKVYESEENMRKCAETALKSIIGDLSHTYFVGNAPMGHMVVQPTEDTSKSTPFKRFFFKSQVIAKNKFNIGKCEDFVWVTKDELLEYFPEQAEFLNKMILS, via the exons ATGAGGATGTCATTGAttcggcctctgttggcaaggcGAGGTTTCAGCACAAGCTCTGAAAAACTTGTTGCTTCTGTGCTCTTTGAGAGGCTGCCAGTGGTCATTCCCAAAGTCGACCCTGTAGTTTATGCATTTCAGGAATTTTC ATTTCGATGGCGCCAACAATTTCAACGCAGATATCCTGATGAATTTCTAGACAAATCTAATGCTAG GGGCAAAGGTGATTATCAGATTGACTACGTGCCAGCACCACGAATCACCGAAGCTGACAAAACGAATGATCGAAA GTCATTACAAAGAGCTCTTGACCGAAGACTTTACCTTCTTCTCTTCGGTAATACATATGGGGCTCCAAGTGGGAAGCCTGTGTGGCATTTTCCGGAGAAAGTTTATGAATCAGAGGAGAACATGCGCAAG TGTGCTGAAACTGCATTGAAATCAATCATAGGGGATCTTTCTCATACATATTTTGTTGGAAATGCTCCAATGGGTCATATGGTTGTTCAGCCTACAGAAGACACATCTAAATCCACCCCTTTTAAG AGATTCTTTTTCAAGTCACAAGTAATCGCGAAAAACAAGTTCAACATTGGAAAATGCGAGGATTTTGTTTGGGTGACAAAGGATGAATTGTTGGAGTACTTTCCAGAGCAAGCCGAGTTTTTAAACAAGATGATCCTCAGCTAA